Sequence from the Pirellulales bacterium genome:
TGGTTCCATTACGTTTGTTCCGGCGGAAGGCCGAGCAGGGCCTGCGGCAACCGCCTCAATTGTCGACGGGCGATATCAATTCGATGCCGAAAATGGACCAACCCCTGGCCCCAGCCGCGTGTTGGTGAAGCGGAACCTCCCTAAAGGGGCGTTATCGCTGGAGATGGCAAAAGAGAAAATGTCGAAGGATACTGCGGCCGCTGAAAAAGCCGCCAAAGCCAAAACCGCCGTCGAAAAAGCCGCCATTCAAAATGCTGCCGAAGAGGAAGACGCCAAGTACGACAAGCAATTCCGATCCGATTGGACTTTTACGCTCGATCTATCGGCCGATAAGCCATACCAACACGATTTCACGCTTGAGCAATAACACCACCAGATGACCTCGACCATGTGGAATAAACGTCGCACATCCGCCGGCTTCACCATTGTCGAGCTGCTGGTCGTCATCGCCATCATCGCGATTTTAATTTCGCTGCTGTTGCCTGCGGTGCAGCAAGCCCGCGAAGCGGCTCGCCGCACCCAGTGCCTGAACAACCTCAAGCAATACGGTCTGGCCCTGCACGTTTATCACAATGCCAACAAAAGTTTTCCAGTTGGTAATGTTGGATTGACGCCATATCCGTACTACAAATCGTTTTGGGGTTTTCAATCGCATCTGTTGCCGTTCATCGAAGCGCAAAACGTTTTTCAATACATCGATTACAACTATCCCGGCGATTGTTTCCAGGCCTGCAACGCGCTTCCGCCAGAGCAAGATCCCGGCAATCAGGTGCAGCCCTTCGACATGTGCCCGGATGACCTCAATGCCGGACGCATTTGGTACGATTACCCAGGTTACGGCCGCCACGGTTTAACCAATTATTTTGGCAACATGGGTTCCACAGCCAAAGCCAGCGACGGAGTGCTGTTTGCCGCCACCAACACAAGTATCGCCAAAATTACCGATGGTTTATCCAACACGCTCCTGATGGGCGAGCGCGGAATGCCGGACGATTTGTTCTACGGCTGGCCCTATTGTGGCTGCGGAAATCTGGCCGAATTACGTGGCAACGGCGACAATTTGCTCACAGCCCAATATGGCATTTCCAACGGCAAGCCCGATGGAAACCACAATTTCCACTACTGGAGCTACCACGCCAATGTGGCCATGTTTCTGCTGGCTGACGGATCCAGCAAGCCACTGAGCTTTGAGACTGATTTCGACGTGTTTCAAGCGCTGGCCACGCGCGCCGGCGGCGAAACTGCCGCGGCGCCGTAGCCAATCTGCACTTCTTTAACCGGTCCGCACTAATTTACCCTGTCGGCGTGCCATGTTCTGCGGCGGACGATTGCTGCGTGGTTGCCGGGGTTTTTGCAGCCGGCTGTTTCGTCGCCACCGGCTGCTTGGCGGTGGCATCTGCTTTCGCCGTTTCCGGCTTCGCCGCATCGGTTGTTGCGGCCACGCCTGGCTTTACGGCGTCCGGCTTCACGGCCACGTCTTGCGTGGCGGCCGGGCCCAAAAACGCTTCCACGGTTTGCACGCTTTGCCCCCCCACCAGCCGTTTGAGCGTCCAGCCGTCGCCGGCTTTTTCGTACATCACGACTTGTGGAATGGTGTGCCCGTTCATCAATTTATCGGCCAATTCGCTTTCCGCGTCGGTGTTCACATAGGCCATCGCCACATGCTGTAATTCGCCCTTGGCGGCCACTTGCGGCATGACGGAGGTTTTCAGCTCTTGGCAATATGGGCACCATGCGGCCCCCAGCACAATCACCATCGGCTTGCCGCTGTCTTGCATTTCCTGATAAGCGGCCGCGTAGGTTCCGGCCGCCGGATGGCTGGCCGGTTTGCTTGTGGCGGATGGATTCGGACTGCCCGCAGCCGCGCCGCTGGAGCTCGAATTATTTGTCGCGGCCACCGTGGTAGATGGATTAGTGGCCGACGGATTGGCGGCCGACGGATTGGCAGCCGACGGATGATTGGGCGAAGTGTTGCTGACGGCCACATTATTGGCAGCCGGATTAGTGGTGGTGGCGGCGGTGGCAGCCGTGGGGTTTCCAGCCATGGGGTTGCTAGCCGCGGGGTTGCCAGCCGTGGGATTAATCGTGGCGGCATTCGCGGTGGGGTTGCTCAAAACGGCGGCCAGTAGCGCTAGGTGCATCAATGCGGTAAAAACGCTAGTCACAGTGCATCTCCTTACAGGCAGGGACCAAGACAAAACACGCAATTCGCTTTTCCCCAAACCATTCGTGGGCCAATCCCTGCCCAGGCAGCCAAGCGATCAACCGGCCCACACAGGCCGCTCCATTCGCCAGGCAATGTCCGACATCTCCGTTGGCTTTTCGGGGAACAAGCCATTCCACAAAAGTTGGCGTCGACAAGCCGCCTTAAGAGTTAGCTCGCCCGCCCTGTTCGGCGCTAGCGGCCAAAGCTTGTCTCGTTGCCTTCCGTCGTGGTCGGCTTCCTTCGTTGTGTCTCCGTTCAGCCAAGTGCATTTCGGACGTGGGGAAAGGTCGTAGTGTAAGTGGGTAAAATGAACTTACAACCCACGACTGGGGGAATTTTTCTGAATAAATAAAATTTAACGACACGCCGACCCAAATCCCACATTTTCCCAATCGATTTTCCTCTGCCCCTTGCGATTCAAACGGGCAATAAGTCGCAACTCAAGACTGGAAAAAATCTTCCGCGCTGGCGGTGATTGTGTTTGCCAGCGTGGGACCGATATAATCGCCCATTGCGCCAAAAAGTGTCTGGTGACTGGTTGTCTTGCGTGAGCTTCAGTTTCGAAATCGCCCCGTTTCGAGATAACCCGGTTCCGAAATAGCCGGACGGCCACGCCGTCCGGTCCGGGTGCTGTGAGCACCCGGCTAAATCCCAAAACACAAGGCCACTAGACACCAGACACCAGGCCACCAGACCACCACACACCGTCGCCCGATACCTCACCCTAAACCACCAGACACCAGGCTACCAGGCACCTTCCGCACATGAAGCTTCGCGTCGGACTTGTTGGACTGGGACGAGCTTGGGAGGTCCGACACCGGCCTGCACTGCGCGCCTTGGCCGATCGCTTTGAAGTTCGCGCCGTTTGCGAGCAAGTGGGGATTCGCGCCGAACAGGCTGCCCGCGAATTTAATGCCACGCCGGTCGACGGTTTCCGTGCGCTGGCGGCCCGGGAAGATATTGACGCCATTCTGATGCTGGCCGAGCAATGGTGGGGCTGGCTGCCGATTCTGGCCGCCTGCGATTACGGCAAGGCCATTTACTGCGCGGCGCCCTTGCAGCTTAGTCTGGAAGAAGCCAAGCAAATTAAAGAACGGGTCGATGCGGCGGGCGTGGCCTTCATGGCCGAATTTGCGCGCCGGCAAAATCCCGCTACGCTCCGGTTGAAGGAGCTCATCGCCACGCACTTGGGAAAGCCGCGGCTCATCTTTTGTCATCGCCGCATCGGCGTGGGCGAAAAACCCTCCAAGCCTGAGGGCCCCAAAGATCGCGGCTTCGGCACCAGCGATTTGGTGGAGCTGGTCGATTGGTGCCGCTACGTTGTCGGGGCCGAACCAACTTCCGTGCTGGGCCTCATGCACAACGTCTCGTCGGCATCGAAGGACGAAGATTACCGCATGATGAGTCTCGATTTTTCTCCGCCCGGCGAGCATGCGGGCACGGGCGTGATTGCGCAAATCAGCTCCGGTTACTACATGCCGCAAGGTTGGGAGGAAGCCGTTGCGTTCCGTCCGCCGCCGGCCTTGCAAGTGGCTTGCGAACACGGCATCGCCTTCATCGATTTGCCTGCGCAAGTGTTGTGGTTCGACAAGGCGGGCCGGCATCAGGAATCGTTGGAAAGCGAACGGGCCGTGGGCGAAATGCTGCTGTCTTACTTTCACCGCAGCGTGACCAGCCTGGTCCGCAACCCCGCCGGCCTGGAAGACGCCTACCGTGCATTAGTGGTCGTGTTGGCCGCTCGCCGCAGTCACGAAGAAGGCCGGCGCATTACGCTGTCGTTTTGATGGTCCGAAGTCCTGCCGCGTGCTAAAATTAAGCGCTTGCAGAATCAGCTATCTATGAGCATTTCATTCGAACTACCTGCCGGCATCGAACAGCACCTTCGCCAAGAGTTTGGCGATTTGAACCAAGCTGCCAAAGAAGCGGCGCTGGTGGAACTCTATCGCCACGAAAAGTTGACGCACCATCAACTGGCGGTCGCTTTGGGATTGGACCGCTTCAAAACCGAGGCCCTGCTCAAGCGCCACAACGTGACCGAAGATTGCCTCTCGTCAGCGGCACTGCAAGAGCAAGTGGATTCTCTCCGTAAACTGATCGGCGCATGAATTTTCGTTGCGGAACCAATCCTGTTGGGCATGATGTCGCCGCAAACGCCAACTCCGAGTTATCTCTCAAGTTATTTGCAGAAATGGGAGTAACTTGAGAACTACCAGCTCCAAGAAGAATCGCTGTCGCTGCTGTTCCAGAATTTTTGCCCTGGCAATTCAGTGCTCGAGCACGTACTCCTAAAAGTTAGTGCACTGAACGATTTCTACAGCACAAATATTTTTGATACATACACCGTTGCTAAACACATTCAAAGGGCTAACATAGATAATCGCCTTAGAATCGGCGATCTTTCACTCGTTAATGAGTTGGCGCAGATAACAATCCGGGACAAGCCTAAGAATTTCTATTCGTTCGCAACGAAGTATTGCAACCATCATTATCCGGATAACTTTCCAATATATGATTACTATGTTGAGAAAATGCTGACACACTATGGTAAGGTTGACGCATTCTCAGCTTTTCATAAGACAGATTTGAAGTGCTACGATAAGTTTGTGAAGACAATAAGAGAATTCAGCAGGCATTATAAGCTTGAGCAGTTTTCTCTGAGGGAAATTGATATTTTTCTTTGGCTTGCCGGTAGGGAGAGTTTTCCCCGGAACTATAAGCGTGGCGCTCAACCGAATTTCATCTAGCAACTTTCGGCGAGTTTTCTTGCTATAATTTCAACATGACCTCCGAAAATTTCGACAAAGCGTTGCGGGCTTATCAAAAACGCAAGCCGTTTCGTTCGTATCGGGTGCGGTTTGTCAGCGGCGAGCATATCGACGTTGAACATCCCGAAGCGCTGGTCACGCGTGCCGGCACAGCAATCTTTTTCGATTCCAAAGGCGTGCCCACGCTGTTCGATCACGAAAGCGTCAGCGAATTCATCGGCGAAACCAAACGCCGCTCAGCATAAATCCACGCTTCAAACAATTAACCGTGGATGATCCCGCTTTCCAATCTGGCTTTCGGCTGTTTTGCAACATCTTCCGCATCAGCCGGCGGCTGGAGATGCTTTGGGCTTGCGTGTTTATCATTCTGGTGCTGGGCACGGTTACGCTGGGCGTTCCCGCTTGGCCGGTGACCGTTAGCAGTTGCTTAGCCGTGACGGTCGTTGTCGTCACCATCGAAATGCGGAAGCCATCCTATCACGGCGTTTTGTGGCAACGGATTAATCCCGAGTTGCCGAACTGGTGGGCTGCACAGTAACGCACGAGTGCCACGGCTGGCCTGTGCGGCAGTGCTTGAAGAACGCGCGACATTTCACGCCGGGCAGCAAATTCACACGGATCAAAAATTTTTCGCCGTTTTTGGGCCACCCGTTTGCTATATTGCGCCCACGCCACGGCACGGCGATAGCGGCTGCCCAACCAGGCATGCCGCAGTGCGGCGGCTCGTAGTTCGTTGATCGTTGTTCATTACGAGTTGTACATTACCGACGGCTGGTTATTACTTGTGGCTTACTTCCAAAAATCGCCAAAAATGCACGCCATGGAACGTAAACTCAACTACTTTTGTCGCGCCGGACTTCGCAAATCGCTGCGAGTTTTCCGAACATGTGCCGCGACGACGGAGACAAATTCAACCCCTTCTGTCACGAAAATAAAAACGGATTGCCTGACTCACAATCGGCGGAAGCAAGCAAACGATCAGTTCCTAATTCACTTGGATCAACACGTTTTTAACTGCGGAGGATTACGATGAAACGCCTGTGGGGATTGCCGTGCTTGATATTGATCGGGGTTTGGATTCGTGCCGTGCAGGCTGACGATTCGACAGCGCAACCCGCACCGGCCGTGGCATCACAGCCTACGCCAGACGTGAATGGCGACTTCGTGATTTCGCCGCCGTATCAAAATGCGCCGGAGTTGACCGTGGCTGACGACGTGCCCAAGGGAACCGTGCACGAGCTGACGATGAAATCGGAGGACAGCAAAATTTACCCCGGG
This genomic interval carries:
- a CDS encoding DUF1559 domain-containing protein — translated: MWNKRRTSAGFTIVELLVVIAIIAILISLLLPAVQQAREAARRTQCLNNLKQYGLALHVYHNANKSFPVGNVGLTPYPYYKSFWGFQSHLLPFIEAQNVFQYIDYNYPGDCFQACNALPPEQDPGNQVQPFDMCPDDLNAGRIWYDYPGYGRHGLTNYFGNMGSTAKASDGVLFAATNTSIAKITDGLSNTLLMGERGMPDDLFYGWPYCGCGNLAELRGNGDNLLTAQYGISNGKPDGNHNFHYWSYHANVAMFLLADGSSKPLSFETDFDVFQALATRAGGETAAAP
- a CDS encoding thioredoxin family protein — translated: MTSVFTALMHLALLAAVLSNPTANAATINPTAGNPAASNPMAGNPTAATAATTTNPAANNVAVSNTSPNHPSAANPSAANPSATNPSTTVAATNNSSSSGAAAGSPNPSATSKPASHPAAGTYAAAYQEMQDSGKPMVIVLGAAWCPYCQELKTSVMPQVAAKGELQHVAMAYVNTDAESELADKLMNGHTIPQVVMYEKAGDGWTLKRLVGGQSVQTVEAFLGPAATQDVAVKPDAVKPGVAATTDAAKPETAKADATAKQPVATKQPAAKTPATTQQSSAAEHGTPTG
- a CDS encoding Gfo/Idh/MocA family oxidoreductase — its product is MKLRVGLVGLGRAWEVRHRPALRALADRFEVRAVCEQVGIRAEQAAREFNATPVDGFRALAAREDIDAILMLAEQWWGWLPILAACDYGKAIYCAAPLQLSLEEAKQIKERVDAAGVAFMAEFARRQNPATLRLKELIATHLGKPRLIFCHRRIGVGEKPSKPEGPKDRGFGTSDLVELVDWCRYVVGAEPTSVLGLMHNVSSASKDEDYRMMSLDFSPPGEHAGTGVIAQISSGYYMPQGWEEAVAFRPPPALQVACEHGIAFIDLPAQVLWFDKAGRHQESLESERAVGEMLLSYFHRSVTSLVRNPAGLEDAYRALVVVLAARRSHEEGRRITLSF
- a CDS encoding UPF0175 family protein, which translates into the protein MSISFELPAGIEQHLRQEFGDLNQAAKEAALVELYRHEKLTHHQLAVALGLDRFKTEALLKRHNVTEDCLSSAALQEQVDSLRKLIGA